Proteins co-encoded in one Paraburkholderia edwinii genomic window:
- a CDS encoding efflux RND transporter periplasmic adaptor subunit codes for MLRFAAIGSIALVFSACRNPEGSAASAPPLPTVGVATVMPKTVQEWDQFNGRVSAIDTVELRPRVSGYVERVVYKEGDDVRKGDVLFIIDQRPYRDALASAEAQLAHARATAALALAQDRRAQTLIQSKAISVEEVETRHATFEQSNADVQAAEAAVATARLNLGFTEVRSPIDGRAGRAMLTIGNLAQADQSLLTTVVSQNPMYVYFDADEHSYLRYLERAKKAGGGSRHGAAQKVQVGLANEDGFPHAGTVNFLDNQVDAATGTIRARAVVPNPDRILTPGLYAHVQFPGSDQYSALLIDEKAVLTDQNRQYVYVLGPGDKALRKDVTLGRTIDGLRVVESGLSAGDKVIVTGLQRVYFPGAPVKPTPASMGKPAATADATHASVNAAPTRETTVD; via the coding sequence ATGCTCCGCTTCGCCGCTATCGGCTCAATCGCTCTCGTATTTAGCGCATGTCGAAACCCGGAAGGATCCGCTGCTTCCGCGCCGCCCCTGCCAACAGTAGGCGTCGCGACCGTGATGCCCAAAACCGTGCAGGAATGGGATCAGTTCAACGGCCGCGTCAGTGCGATCGATACCGTCGAGCTGCGTCCTCGCGTCAGCGGCTATGTTGAACGCGTCGTCTATAAGGAAGGCGACGATGTCAGGAAGGGCGACGTTCTCTTTATCATCGACCAGCGGCCTTATCGCGACGCTCTAGCAAGTGCCGAAGCGCAGCTTGCACACGCGCGCGCTACCGCTGCGCTCGCACTCGCGCAAGACCGTCGTGCGCAAACGCTGATTCAAAGCAAGGCCATTTCTGTCGAAGAAGTCGAAACGCGCCACGCGACATTCGAACAATCGAACGCGGACGTGCAAGCTGCTGAAGCTGCCGTTGCGACAGCCCGTCTGAATCTCGGCTTTACCGAAGTGCGTTCGCCCATCGATGGCCGCGCGGGCAGGGCGATGCTCACCATCGGCAATCTCGCGCAGGCCGACCAGTCGCTACTGACCACCGTCGTGTCGCAAAACCCGATGTACGTCTACTTCGACGCCGATGAGCACAGTTATCTGCGTTATCTCGAGCGTGCGAAGAAAGCAGGTGGCGGCAGCCGGCACGGCGCCGCTCAAAAGGTGCAAGTCGGCCTTGCCAACGAGGACGGCTTCCCGCACGCCGGCACCGTCAACTTTCTCGACAACCAGGTCGATGCGGCGACGGGCACGATACGCGCGCGAGCAGTAGTTCCGAATCCGGATCGCATTCTGACGCCGGGCCTCTATGCGCATGTGCAATTCCCGGGAAGCGATCAGTACAGTGCGCTATTGATCGACGAAAAGGCCGTGCTCACCGACCAGAACCGCCAGTACGTCTACGTGTTGGGGCCCGGCGATAAAGCGTTACGCAAGGACGTGACGCTCGGCCGGACGATTGATGGCCTTCGCGTGGTCGAGTCGGGTCTCAGCGCCGGCGACAAGGTCATCGTGACGGGCCTGCAAAGGGTCTATTTCCCCGGCGCGCCGGTCAAGCCCACACCCGCATCGATGGGCAAGCCCGCGGCTACCGCCGATGCAACGCACGCAAGCGTGAATGCTGCACCTACGCGCGAAACGACGGTCGACTGA
- a CDS encoding GGDEF domain-containing protein gives MHVDLITLYLLAVGTLLASSAMTVWEQRAHSTRSKELKILAAAYATLAIGCAAALYRHSVPGVIGSALSNLVIFTGYLLILHGVASLNGRRYGAASMVLLAVNALAWAISGTRWQETMWAYVSALPIAVVSGLTAFELLRDNGRKRLQSQYIAAIVSGIHAVFYAFRAFILPWLGVRYGKDALMASSVVTMYEGVLYSVVLPMTLLKLVREEAHGQLLRESQTDYLTGLGNRRWFFAEGARVMRDAGTSRPVSLLAFDLDHFKTINDQYGHETGDAVLRSFADVVRSGVGSDAIVARIGGEEFVALLPDHDSGDAKVVGEAVVRRFAETITQGSNRVGVRATVSIGLAQSGREASTLADLLSAADEALYSAKARGGNRVELAQSDAGSSAA, from the coding sequence ATGCATGTCGACCTAATCACTCTCTACCTTCTTGCGGTCGGGACGCTACTCGCCAGCTCGGCGATGACGGTGTGGGAGCAACGCGCCCATTCGACGCGCAGCAAGGAGCTGAAGATACTGGCGGCGGCGTACGCGACGCTAGCCATTGGCTGCGCGGCGGCCCTGTACCGTCACAGCGTGCCGGGCGTCATCGGTTCCGCGCTTAGCAATCTCGTCATTTTTACCGGCTATCTGCTGATCCTCCACGGCGTCGCCTCGCTAAACGGCAGGCGATACGGAGCGGCTTCGATGGTCCTGCTTGCCGTCAATGCGCTCGCATGGGCGATCTCCGGCACGCGTTGGCAGGAGACGATGTGGGCCTACGTCAGCGCATTGCCGATTGCGGTGGTGTCGGGCCTCACGGCGTTTGAACTGCTGCGCGACAACGGTCGGAAACGCCTCCAGTCGCAGTACATTGCGGCGATCGTGTCGGGTATCCATGCCGTCTTTTATGCCTTCAGGGCGTTTATCTTGCCGTGGCTCGGGGTCCGATACGGCAAAGACGCGCTGATGGCGTCGAGCGTCGTCACGATGTATGAGGGCGTGCTGTATTCGGTCGTTCTCCCGATGACTTTGCTCAAACTCGTGCGTGAGGAAGCGCATGGCCAGCTTCTGCGGGAATCGCAAACGGACTATCTGACCGGGCTCGGCAATCGCAGATGGTTTTTCGCAGAGGGTGCGCGAGTGATGCGCGATGCGGGCACATCGCGTCCGGTCTCGCTGCTTGCGTTCGACCTCGACCACTTCAAGACAATTAACGATCAATACGGCCACGAGACAGGGGACGCGGTGCTCAGGTCATTTGCGGACGTGGTACGCAGTGGCGTGGGGTCCGACGCGATCGTCGCGCGCATCGGCGGCGAAGAGTTCGTCGCGCTGCTGCCTGACCATGACAGCGGCGATGCGAAAGTGGTGGGCGAGGCGGTGGTCAGGCGCTTCGCCGAGACGATTACGCAGGGCTCGAATCGGGTGGGCGTGCGCGCCACGGTCAGTATTGGCCTCGCGCAGTCTGGACGCGAAGCTTCGACGCTCGCCGATCTTTTGTCCGCTGCGGACGAAGCCTTGTACAGCGCTAAGGCGCGCGGTGGGAATCGCGTGGAACTGGCGCAGAGCGATGCGGGGTCGTCGGCGGCGTGA
- a CDS encoding IclR family transcriptional regulator yields the protein MNQDPSVTGAERLLLVLTALASHGKAMSVKDMLAVTGLAQSTLYRQVALLKRWGFVAEDAGYYAPGPVSLQLAVGFDINSLLVESSRDGMTQLSRTTQESVGLVVAVNDQVICLEMIESTHSLRCSFEKGRAVPLRAGASAKSLLAFMPDKARNDTLDRQFANDPTGRKAIEAELNEIRSRGYAVSDSEVDPGVWGVSVPVFRRAARGTNGHASATASASITLMAPSSRAAGREQQLADWTVRTAQSISVRLQAESFQRNA from the coding sequence GTGAACCAAGACCCAAGCGTCACCGGCGCCGAACGGTTGCTTCTCGTGCTCACCGCACTGGCGAGCCACGGCAAAGCCATGTCGGTTAAAGACATGCTGGCTGTCACGGGCCTCGCGCAAAGCACGCTCTATCGCCAGGTCGCGTTGCTCAAGCGCTGGGGCTTTGTCGCCGAAGACGCCGGCTACTACGCGCCCGGACCCGTGAGCCTGCAGCTCGCCGTCGGCTTCGACATCAATTCGTTACTCGTCGAGTCGAGCCGCGACGGCATGACGCAACTGTCGCGCACCACGCAGGAAAGCGTCGGCCTTGTCGTCGCGGTCAACGATCAGGTGATCTGCCTCGAGATGATCGAAAGCACGCATTCGCTACGCTGCTCGTTTGAAAAAGGCCGCGCGGTGCCGCTAAGGGCTGGCGCTTCCGCGAAGTCCCTGCTTGCCTTCATGCCCGACAAAGCACGCAACGACACACTAGACCGCCAATTCGCGAACGATCCGACAGGCCGCAAGGCCATCGAAGCCGAATTGAACGAGATCCGCAGCCGCGGCTATGCAGTCAGCGATAGCGAAGTCGACCCGGGCGTATGGGGCGTAAGCGTTCCTGTTTTCCGCCGTGCCGCGCGCGGTACGAACGGGCATGCAAGTGCAACAGCAAGCGCCTCGATCACGCTGATGGCGCCTTCTTCACGCGCCGCGGGACGCGAACAGCAACTCGCCGACTGGACCGTGCGCACCGCACAAAGCATCTCAGTCCGTCTGCAAGCCGAATCATTCCAACGCAACGCCTGA
- a CDS encoding VIT1/CCC1 transporter family protein, with protein sequence MSTITPAGHAEPAQRERILNTVDRVCELCFGLFMALTFVGAVKAATAGEDAGYKLFVTALGCNLAWGLADAVMYLVRTLAERGQRLKLALTVQREQDETIAVRALRDALPERLGQLVEDADLARIRARLSAVSTLPPRANLVRGDFVGALGIFLLVVLGTFPVAIPFLVVDDVRAALIASRVLTLAILFIAGFALGRYTGAGAMKAGFAMAVLGILLTMAIIALGG encoded by the coding sequence ATGAGTACGATCACACCGGCCGGACACGCAGAACCCGCACAACGGGAACGGATTCTCAATACCGTCGACCGCGTCTGCGAATTGTGTTTTGGTCTGTTCATGGCTTTGACGTTTGTCGGCGCTGTCAAGGCGGCTACCGCCGGCGAAGACGCCGGGTACAAACTGTTCGTCACCGCGTTAGGATGCAATCTCGCGTGGGGCCTTGCCGACGCCGTGATGTATCTCGTGCGCACGCTCGCCGAGCGGGGACAGCGGCTGAAGCTCGCGCTGACCGTGCAGCGGGAGCAGGACGAGACCATCGCCGTGCGTGCTCTGCGTGACGCCTTGCCCGAGAGGCTGGGACAACTCGTCGAAGACGCTGACCTCGCGCGGATTCGTGCTCGTCTTTCGGCTGTGTCGACGCTGCCTCCTCGCGCGAATCTGGTGCGTGGCGACTTCGTCGGGGCGCTGGGCATCTTTCTACTCGTTGTCCTCGGAACCTTTCCGGTCGCCATTCCGTTTCTCGTCGTCGACGATGTCAGAGCGGCACTCATCGCCTCGCGCGTGCTGACACTCGCGATACTTTTCATCGCAGGCTTTGCGCTCGGACGCTACACAGGCGCAGGTGCAATGAAAGCGGGCTTCGCGATGGCTGTGCTTGGTATTCTGCTGACAATGGCGATTATCGCGCTGGGCGGGTAA
- a CDS encoding amino acid ABC transporter permease, whose amino-acid sequence MQLDFTPAFAGWADIAHGALVTVEVTAAALVLSCALGLLIGIGRLNPRHKLIYGFCTAYLVFFRGTPLLVQLFLLFFGLPQFNILLPAFVCGMLGLGLYSAAYVSEIVRGAIQSVDRGQMEAARSIGMSAPQAMRAIILPQAIVRMIPPLGNEFIALIKNSALVSLLTIDDLMHEGQKIISVSYRSLEVYLVIALVYLVLTQATNYMLHRVERRLRAGGMVQ is encoded by the coding sequence ATGCAACTCGACTTCACGCCGGCCTTCGCCGGCTGGGCCGACATCGCGCACGGCGCGCTCGTCACCGTCGAAGTGACCGCCGCCGCGCTGGTGCTGAGCTGCGCGCTTGGCCTGTTGATCGGTATCGGCCGGCTCAATCCGCGGCATAAACTGATCTATGGTTTTTGCACTGCGTATCTGGTGTTCTTCCGCGGCACGCCGTTGCTCGTGCAACTATTCCTGCTGTTCTTCGGCTTGCCGCAATTCAACATTCTGCTGCCGGCTTTCGTGTGCGGCATGTTGGGGCTCGGGCTCTATTCGGCCGCTTACGTGTCCGAAATCGTGCGCGGCGCGATTCAATCCGTGGATCGCGGGCAAATGGAAGCAGCGCGCTCGATCGGTATGTCGGCGCCGCAGGCCATGCGGGCGATCATCTTGCCGCAAGCGATCGTGCGCATGATTCCTCCGCTCGGCAACGAGTTTATCGCGCTGATCAAAAACTCCGCGCTTGTGTCGCTGCTGACTATCGACGACCTGATGCACGAAGGCCAGAAGATCATCAGCGTGTCGTATCGTTCGCTTGAGGTGTATCTGGTTATCGCGCTCGTTTATCTCGTGCTGACGCAGGCGACCAATTACATGCTTCATCGCGTCGAGCGCCGTTTGCGCGCAGGAGGAATGGTCCAGTGA
- a CDS encoding formimidoylglutamate deiminase, giving the protein MNQSTRAIFAEHALLPDGWRRNVLLEWNEQGALLNVTPDVHEVPAHVARASGPIVPGMPNLHSHAFQRAMAGLTEYRANPTDSFWSWRDLMYRFAARITPDTLGAIARWLYVEMLKAGYTSVCEFHYVHHAADGQRYANPAELAQRVVDAASETGIGMTMLPVSYQYSGFGSQPPRDDQRRFINTPEQLLSILETLRQARPEHGGLRYGVAPHSLRAVSDASLRALIEGLDALSPDAPVHIHIAEQTAEVDACLAAEGARPVQWLLDRFDVTGRWCLVHATHIDANETAGLAKRGAVAGLCLTTEANLGDGIFPAHEYLDAGGVFGIGSDSHIGVDWRSELRLLEYGQRLARRQRNVLASSQTAHVADRLFHGALTGGALATGRAVGALKRGARADWLVLDAQHPTLAEQTSETWLSSIVFGEHGETQVLDVYTGGERVVHQRRHRDEARLYADYRKALSHLLSGA; this is encoded by the coding sequence ATGAATCAATCAACTCGCGCGATCTTTGCCGAGCACGCCTTGCTGCCCGATGGATGGCGCCGCAACGTGCTGCTCGAATGGAACGAGCAGGGCGCGCTGCTCAACGTCACGCCGGACGTGCATGAAGTGCCGGCACATGTCGCCAGGGCATCAGGTCCGATCGTGCCGGGCATGCCGAATCTTCATTCGCACGCATTCCAGCGCGCCATGGCAGGCCTGACCGAATATCGCGCGAATCCGACCGACAGCTTCTGGAGCTGGCGTGACCTGATGTACCGCTTCGCCGCGCGCATCACGCCCGACACGCTGGGCGCGATCGCGCGCTGGCTGTACGTCGAAATGCTGAAGGCAGGGTACACGTCGGTCTGCGAGTTTCACTACGTGCATCACGCGGCAGACGGACAGCGCTACGCGAATCCGGCGGAACTCGCACAACGCGTCGTCGATGCGGCGAGCGAGACCGGCATCGGTATGACAATGCTGCCTGTTTCGTACCAGTACAGCGGTTTTGGCTCGCAGCCGCCGCGCGACGATCAGCGGCGCTTTATCAATACGCCTGAGCAACTTCTTTCGATTCTCGAAACACTAAGGCAAGCGAGGCCCGAGCATGGCGGGCTGCGCTATGGCGTCGCACCGCACTCGTTGCGCGCGGTTTCCGACGCATCGCTGCGGGCGCTGATCGAAGGGCTCGACGCCCTATCGCCCGATGCGCCCGTGCATATTCATATCGCCGAGCAGACTGCGGAAGTGGACGCATGTCTTGCCGCCGAAGGCGCACGGCCTGTGCAATGGCTGCTCGATCGTTTCGATGTGACGGGGCGCTGGTGTCTCGTGCATGCGACGCATATCGATGCAAATGAAACGGCCGGGCTTGCAAAGCGCGGCGCAGTCGCCGGTCTGTGCCTGACCACGGAAGCGAATCTTGGCGACGGCATCTTCCCCGCGCATGAGTATCTCGACGCGGGCGGCGTATTCGGCATCGGCTCGGACAGTCATATTGGCGTCGACTGGCGCTCGGAACTGCGCTTGCTCGAATACGGGCAGCGGCTTGCACGGCGTCAACGCAATGTTCTCGCGTCGTCGCAGACGGCGCACGTCGCAGACCGGCTTTTTCACGGCGCGCTTACGGGCGGCGCACTGGCGACCGGCCGCGCGGTCGGCGCATTGAAGCGCGGCGCGCGCGCCGACTGGCTCGTGCTCGACGCGCAGCATCCGACCCTCGCGGAACAGACATCGGAGACGTGGCTTTCTTCGATCGTGTTTGGCGAGCACGGCGAAACGCAGGTTCTCGACGTCTATACGGGCGGCGAGCGGGTGGTGCATCAGCGCCGCCACCGCGATGAAGCGCGCCTCTATGCGGACTATCGTAAGGCGCTCTCGCATCTCCTTAGCGGCGCGTGA
- the hutG gene encoding N-formylglutamate deformylase encodes MSELFFLERGTAPLLISIPHLGTRIPDAMRDQYTDIALTVADTDWHLDRLYAFGKALGATMLGARVSRYVIDLNRPSNDESLYPGQTTTSLCPTESFRGEPLYREGHAPNKAERERRVATFWQPYHDALRAELQHLRTQHANVLLWEAHSIASVLPRLFDGKLPDLNIGTQDGRTAAAPVLDAVKQAAAAGPLTWIANGRFKGGFITRHFGAPHDGIHAVQLEMCQSTYMSEDAPFDYLPDVAQKVEPVVRQMVSGALDVVVAMNASAR; translated from the coding sequence ATGAGCGAACTGTTTTTTCTCGAGCGCGGCACGGCGCCGCTGCTGATTTCGATTCCGCATCTGGGCACGCGCATTCCCGATGCGATGCGCGACCAGTACACCGATATCGCGCTAACGGTCGCCGATACGGACTGGCATCTCGATCGCCTCTACGCGTTCGGCAAGGCGCTGGGTGCGACAATGCTCGGCGCGCGTGTATCGCGCTATGTGATCGACCTGAACCGGCCGTCGAACGACGAAAGCCTGTATCCGGGCCAAACGACCACGTCGCTGTGTCCGACCGAATCGTTTCGCGGGGAGCCACTCTATCGCGAGGGACACGCGCCGAACAAAGCCGAGCGCGAGCGACGCGTTGCGACCTTCTGGCAGCCATACCACGATGCATTGCGAGCGGAGCTGCAACACCTGCGCACTCAGCACGCGAATGTGCTGCTATGGGAAGCGCATTCGATCGCGAGCGTGCTGCCGCGTCTTTTCGACGGCAAACTGCCCGATCTGAATATCGGCACTCAGGATGGCCGGACGGCCGCCGCGCCGGTGCTCGACGCGGTGAAACAGGCGGCGGCCGCGGGCCCGCTCACGTGGATCGCGAATGGGCGCTTCAAGGGCGGCTTTATCACGCGCCATTTCGGCGCGCCGCACGACGGCATTCATGCGGTGCAACTCGAGATGTGCCAATCGACGTATATGAGCGAAGACGCTCCGTTCGATTATTTGCCGGACGTCGCGCAGAAGGTCGAACCGGTTGTGCGGCAGATGGTGAGCGGCGCGCTCGATGTTGTGGTCGCGATGAATGCTTCGGCTCGCTGA
- a CDS encoding transporter substrate-binding domain-containing protein yields the protein MKLHKVLSAACVSIAMACAVAPGSAAAQDSNVLSVATDATFPPMEFVDKGQRTGFDIDLMNALAKAMGKEVKWTDIDFKGLIPGLIAHRFDAAISGIYITPERSQVVDFTQTYFAGGLSVLVKADSSIKAPADLNGKKVTVQVGTKSVNFLRDNYPQVQRVEVEKNQEMFDLVGIGRADAAVTGKPAAYQFARTRPGFRVLDKELTKEEYGIAVRKDEPQLRDQLNAALAKIKADGTYAAIVQKWFGTTAK from the coding sequence ATCAAACTGCACAAAGTCCTTTCAGCCGCCTGCGTGAGCATCGCGATGGCTTGCGCTGTTGCACCGGGCAGCGCCGCCGCGCAAGACTCCAATGTGCTGAGCGTCGCCACCGACGCGACGTTCCCGCCGATGGAGTTCGTCGACAAAGGCCAGCGCACCGGCTTCGATATCGACCTGATGAATGCGCTCGCCAAAGCGATGGGCAAAGAGGTCAAATGGACCGATATCGATTTCAAAGGCCTGATTCCGGGCCTTATCGCGCATCGCTTCGATGCGGCGATCTCGGGCATCTACATCACGCCGGAGCGCAGCCAGGTGGTCGATTTCACGCAGACGTATTTCGCGGGCGGTCTGTCGGTGCTCGTGAAGGCCGACTCTTCGATCAAGGCGCCTGCCGACCTGAACGGCAAGAAGGTCACGGTGCAGGTCGGCACGAAGTCGGTCAACTTCCTGCGCGACAACTATCCGCAAGTGCAGCGCGTCGAAGTCGAAAAGAATCAGGAGATGTTCGATCTGGTCGGCATCGGCCGCGCCGACGCGGCCGTGACCGGCAAGCCGGCCGCCTATCAGTTCGCGCGTACGCGTCCGGGCTTCCGTGTGCTCGACAAGGAGCTGACGAAGGAAGAGTACGGCATCGCGGTGCGCAAGGATGAGCCGCAGTTGCGCGATCAGCTGAACGCCGCACTCGCGAAGATCAAGGCGGACGGCACTTACGCTGCGATCGTGCAGAAGTGGTTCGGCACGACCGCGAAGTAA
- a CDS encoding transporter, protein MQAKHSAFHIRRHADSGRAGRAGKRGAFAAAFRPLLLVYVLALHDADAQELEPRAYSAAPAGTNFLVANYSRLDGQVLTDPSLPVTDIHAVINAFALGYVRVIDLGGRSASLGLVAPFASGNVSGKVFDAPNQVYRAGLGDMRFRFAIDLLGGPALTPEEFARLVPQTIVGASLTVVAPTGQYVPGRLINIGANRWAFKPEFGISQPIGNWFAEMAVGVWLFTDNTAFLGNAHRSQAPMPVLQLHGGYTFRPGLWLAGDVGFYSGGVTTVNGVANDDRQNNIRYGVTLSVPITRNWSAKLALSKGLVVRAGGDYKAISLAVQYRWLDR, encoded by the coding sequence ATGCAGGCAAAGCATTCCGCTTTTCATATCCGGCGTCATGCGGATTCGGGCCGCGCGGGGCGCGCTGGAAAGCGCGGCGCTTTTGCGGCCGCTTTCCGGCCTCTGCTGCTCGTGTATGTCCTCGCCCTCCACGACGCGGACGCTCAGGAACTTGAACCTCGAGCGTATTCCGCCGCGCCCGCAGGGACCAATTTTCTGGTGGCCAATTATTCGCGCCTGGACGGCCAGGTTCTCACGGATCCATCACTACCCGTCACGGATATCCATGCGGTGATCAATGCGTTCGCGCTTGGATATGTACGCGTCATCGATCTGGGCGGTCGTAGCGCGTCGCTTGGTCTGGTGGCGCCGTTTGCAAGCGGCAATGTGTCCGGCAAGGTTTTCGATGCGCCCAATCAGGTATATCGGGCAGGTCTCGGCGACATGCGATTCCGGTTCGCAATTGATCTGCTTGGGGGACCGGCGCTTACGCCGGAGGAATTCGCGCGACTGGTTCCGCAAACGATCGTCGGCGCGAGTCTCACGGTCGTCGCACCTACCGGCCAGTATGTGCCGGGCCGGCTGATCAACATCGGCGCCAACCGATGGGCCTTCAAGCCTGAGTTCGGCATTTCCCAGCCGATTGGAAACTGGTTTGCCGAGATGGCCGTCGGTGTATGGCTCTTTACGGACAACACGGCGTTTCTCGGCAATGCCCACCGCAGCCAGGCACCCATGCCCGTGCTTCAGCTTCACGGTGGGTATACCTTCCGTCCGGGCCTGTGGCTTGCCGGCGATGTGGGCTTCTATTCCGGCGGCGTGACCACGGTCAACGGCGTTGCCAATGACGACCGGCAAAACAATATTCGCTACGGCGTCACGCTGTCCGTACCCATTACGCGCAACTGGTCGGCCAAGCTGGCCCTGTCGAAGGGGCTGGTTGTGCGGGCCGGAGGGGACTACAAGGCCATTTCCCTCGCGGTTCAATATCGATGGCTCGATCGCTGA
- a CDS encoding amino acid ABC transporter ATP-binding protein: MKSFGAHRVLNGIDFDIQPQQVVVVIGPSGSGKSTFLRCCNGLEQPESGTVDICGHRLVDQGAMLKDRALNALRTEVGMVFQSFNLFPHLSVLHNITVGPRMLRGASKADADAAALALLKKVGLEHKAHAMPASLSGGQKQRVAIARALAMQPRVMLFDEPTSALDPELVGEVLQVMKLLASEGMTMLVVTHEMGFAKEVADVVVVMDGGEIVEAGPPATIFSAPSQPRTRTFLQAVLSRA, from the coding sequence ATGAAATCGTTCGGCGCGCATCGCGTGCTGAACGGCATCGACTTCGATATTCAGCCGCAACAGGTGGTCGTGGTGATTGGGCCGAGCGGCTCAGGAAAAAGCACCTTCCTGCGCTGTTGCAATGGACTCGAGCAGCCGGAAAGCGGTACGGTCGATATCTGCGGCCATCGCCTCGTCGATCAGGGCGCGATGCTGAAAGACCGCGCGCTCAATGCATTGCGCACTGAAGTCGGCATGGTGTTTCAATCGTTCAATCTGTTTCCGCATTTGTCGGTGCTGCATAACATCACGGTCGGGCCACGCATGTTGCGCGGTGCATCGAAAGCCGATGCCGATGCGGCCGCGCTCGCGCTGCTGAAAAAAGTTGGGCTCGAACACAAGGCCCATGCGATGCCCGCGAGTCTTTCCGGCGGACAGAAGCAACGCGTTGCGATTGCACGTGCCCTGGCGATGCAGCCGCGTGTGATGCTTTTCGACGAACCGACGTCCGCGCTCGATCCCGAACTCGTCGGCGAAGTGCTGCAGGTGATGAAGCTGCTCGCATCGGAAGGCATGACGATGCTTGTCGTCACGCATGAAATGGGCTTCGCGAAGGAAGTGGCCGATGTTGTTGTGGTGATGGATGGCGGTGAAATTGTCGAGGCAGGTCCGCCCGCGACTATTTTTTCGGCGCCGTCGCAGCCGCGCACCAGGACGTTCCTGCAGGCGGTGCTGTCGCGCGCATGA